CTGCATTTTTTACAACTTAGGACAGGGTGAATTTTTCATAGTGAAAGGAAATACAAAAGGGAACACTAGATAGTAGATCTTGCTACGGGGACACAAAAGATCTGTGCGCTAAATTCTACCTTGATCTagtatattttgggggaagtggTTTGTCTTTCCTTCTGTTCTCTGTGGGTTTGGATGCTTCTTGTTATATTGCTGTCAAACTCGGCACAAGGTTTCCCAAGGTGAGGGTATTAGTTTTTATCAACGCTGGACTGCTGGCCACCATTCTGAATCAACATTGCGGGCCCAAGCATTATTTTTGTGTGATCGCACATTTTAGGGCATGAAGGGTCCAAACTACAGCAATTCTGAAACTATTTGGCAGGTCTTTGTCAAATCTGTCATGATGGTTCTAACCTGCGCCTAACCTGGCATGAGAGAGCCTGAGGTGGACAAACTGATCTTCATCTACATTTGGACACTAAAGGCAGTTTTTAATCAACATGGCAGGTCAAATTAACCCTAATTAAACTTTAGTTCACGGAGAGAGAAAAATTGATTTGGGGTCATGCAGACCCCTGGGctagtgtgtgtgtatgcacagtcctgttgtctttgtccccatggagaaggggacgacagaggacgagatggttggatagtgttctcgaagctaccagcatgagtttgaccaaactgcgggaggcagtggaagacaggggtgcttggcgtgctctggtccatggggtcacgaagagtcggacacgactaaatgactaaacaacaacaacaacatgcacagtcctaaaactttttaaaaaaaaatgcactatCCACTTAAAAATATTTTGAGATTTATTCAAATTCCTGGGCAGTGCCAGGCATTTCCCACTagtaatatataaaaaaggagcaTACTTTGGAGTAAAATGAAAATCTGATCTGTTTCAAATGTGAAATCAACCCTCAAACTGAAGACACTAAGATGGCCACAGATGGTCCTCTTACAAGTCAATCCCATCTGACATAGGAAGTACTGTATTTCTATCACTGACTTCTCACCAGAGAGAAACAATAATGATTGCCCTTCTAGAATTCTCCTAATCTTCAAACATCAAGACTGCTCTGCCCAACCATTTTCCATCACCAGAGAAAACttccaaatatttttgtttaaaaagcagcTACACTGTTGCAAGCAAAGAAACCACACATCATCTGTTTTATCCTAATTATACATATTTCAATGCAGAGTGCTTCCCAGTATGTATTGCCACAAAAAACTCATCTCTCATTTAGTTCGCACACTATTATATGTTGTCTATATACATTCCTTCATCTGCATAGAAAAAAGCAGCATTTAGTCACAAATAACCACAAACATAAGCTTCTGATGTGTTAGGTTGCTCATTGTTTACTTCTGTCCCTTCTACAGAAGGGGCTGTTAGTTGATTGATTCCCAGATGTCCTAGATTAAACAAATTCCACTTGAATCTAGGTAAAAGCCCTGCTTATCCCTGGGCTCGAGTTCAATCATATGAGCAGATCGCTTTGGAGACTTCTTACAAACTTTGCGGCCAGCTCTCATGGTTCACCTGACCTCCCACTCAAAGAATTACAAGGCACATGGGAATGAAAATGTGATTGGGAAAAGGCCATATACCGGTAAGCTGCCATGATAACCAGCTCCCTCCTGGCCAGCAGTTGAAACAAACAACGTAATTTACTCACGTAAGATTTGGTGTAAGGAGTTGCTACGAGTATCAGCCCCGTTTCATATCTTGCCTCAACCAGGCATGTACTAAGTGGTCTCCACAAGGCACTGTTCTTCCAGCCTtaacatataataataaatactagTCGTCCACTTTTCACAGCTGTTGTTAATGTTACTGAAGACCTTTCCACATGTGAAATATGCTGTGCAAGGGCTGCTTTAAAGCTGATGTGATCATAGCACCCTGATGAATGGATTAATCAGTCCTGTGCAACTCTTCCCAAATAGCAGCAGCTCCTGGTGCAAATCCACTCCATGTTTGTGCATAAGCATCAAATATTTCTAAGTTACATTTACCCACTGCAAACAGTTACCATATAAAAGCATATAGTAAAGCCGGGGGGTCGTGCAGCCCTCAATGCAtccctatctggccctcaggactctcctccaggccacacaccctccttGGATGTTTTTGAGCTCTGATTATGTCTCATTCCCCTGAATTGAGGATAAAGAGAGATACACAaaggtgtgtagaaactagcctagtgtAGAAGTGCAGAAAAAATACATTAActactccacccacttttgccgctgcccccacccacccctggcatgcGGGTCCTAGAAGACTGTAGCCAAATGGTATAAAAATGTACAGCAAATAGTTTTGGCCAAAAAacttacaaatactgtaagtgAAAGGAAATAATCAGACAAGAGAACTTCAATACAGACTGGCATTGCTTCATTATGcataacaaaaaatttttttccttccagtagcaccttaaagaccaactaagttagttcttggtatgagctttcgtgtgcatgcacacttcttcagatacttcattCATTATGCATGTTAACTTATCAGTCTACTAAACGAGACTGCCATCAGCAGATAGAGACCTATGGAGAGACTATTAAGATAACGCTGATGCATTTTACTGTATATATCAGTGTACAAAGGCCATGCTGAGGTTGTTTTgttcatgttttattttaaaaatgcccagAAGGGACTGCAGCCCTTGGTCTGAATAACTTTCCAAACACTCGAGTGCTCAAACTGTTTAACACATAACATCTCACAAAATGCAAGGCAGGTCCATATTATTATCCTCCTATTGCaaaaggtggggggtggggcatgAAGGAAACCCTAAATATTAAGTCTTATTATCAAAGCCTCTTGCATGCAGAGGAAGCACGGAGGAAgcattgttttttatattgtatttttttatgctCCAAACCACCCTGATATCTACGGGtaaggacggtatacaaatttaaaaagcaatgataaataagtaataataaaccaacagcagaagcagcaaaccaTGTGAAAGACAAAGTAATGATGGGAGACCACAGAGCAAGACGAAAGCACTCTAGAGATAAaagcctcttttttcttttgcaaaagacTAAAAAACCCTGAAGACGCTCCACAGCCTAGAGCAGGACCAGGGCAAACACGTGTTTGCCGACACAGGTACCGGGGTTACCTGTAGCTTGCCTGCAGAACATGCACAGCCCAGACACCACAACCCAGGTCCACAGGTCGCCGTAACGTGTGAATCAGCCCCGTGGGGTGTTTTGGAAGGAAGAGCACGGGAGGTGATGGGGGGGAGCGGGGCGAAGCGGCCTCGGAAAGGCGGCTCCGGGGAGGCCAGATAACGAGCTAATAACGGGAAGCGGCTGCTGGCGAAGGGGGCGTGGAGCGGGGCGGGCGGCGCTGGCCGCAGCAGCGGGAACAGCCGGGGGCCGCCGGCGCTCGCTTACCTTCGGTTCCGCCTAGGCCCGGTACGTGCCCCGAGGGCCGCTGCGCCTCATGAGGGGCCGGCGGAGGGCCAAGTGGGCCCCCTGCCTTGACGGGAGGCGGAGCAGGGGCGGAGCCGGGGCCCAGCGGGGAGCGGGGGGGAGGGGCCGGCGGGCTGAGGAACCGCGCCCCCCTCCGCGGGTGGGCCGGCCTCCCTGAGGACTAGCGCGGCTCTGCGCCCTCCCAGACGCGAAGACGCCGCCGCCTCCGAGGAATTTAATTTCTTTGGCTGCTgggctccccctcctctctctctctctctccctcagccTCTCCACTTCCTGCCAGAGGGGGCGCCGGAGAGGCGCTTTTCCGGGCCACGTGACCGCCCGGCCTCCGACTCCGCCCCGCGCAGGTTTTGCGGTTGCCATGGGGACGGGAAATAGGGCCTAGAGGGGCCTAGCGAGCCCCGCCCTCGCCTGCTTTAGGGGGCCGAGCCGGCCCTCTGGTagtaacagtactttgccaccTGGGCAGGTGCGGCTCGTCTTAGCTCGGCCCGGCGAGCGGTAGATCCCGCCGCATCTAGCAGGGCACCGCGGACTCGAGGCCGATGCATCGGTCGCGATTCCCTTCCAGGGTTCACGCCAGGCGCACGCAGGCAGGAATTCAGCCGGTGAAGCTCGAGGGGGAAAGTTGAACCTTTTGGCCTGTTGCGCGGCGCTCGAAATAGTCCgtgatttaattatttatttatttatttatttatttaaataaataaataaataaataaataaataaataaataaataaataaataataaaataataagacTGGCGCAGCCTTACCTGGACCGGTGTGTGTGtaaactttgtttgtttgttgcttagtcgtgtccgactctgatcccatggaccagagcacgccgggcactcctgtcttccactgcctcccgcagtttggtcaaactcatgctggcaccttcgagaacactgtccaaccatctcgtcctctgtcgtccctttctccttgtgccctccatctttcccaacatcagggtcttttccagggagtcttctcttctcgtgaggtggccaaagtagtggagtctcagcttcaggatctgtccttccagtgagcactcagggctgatttccttaagaatggagaggtttgatcttcttgcagtccatgggactctcaagagtctcctccagcaccataattcaaaagcatcaattcttcggtgatcagccttctttatggtccagctctcacttccatacatcactactgggaaaaccatagctttaactatatggacctttgttggcaaggtgatgtctctgctttttaagatgctgtctaggtttgtcattgcttttctcccaagaagcaggcgtcttttaatttcatggctgctgtcaccatctgcagtgatcatggagcccaagaaagtaaaatctctcactgcctccatttcttctccttctatttgccaggaggtgatgggaccagtggccatgatcttcgtttttttgatgttgagcttcagaccatattttgcgctctcctctttcaccctcattaaaaggttctttaattcctcctcactttctgccatcaaggttgtgtcatctgcatatctgaggctgttgatatttcttccggcaattttaattccggcttgggattcgcatgatgaattctgcatataagttaaataagcagggagacaatatacagccttgtcgtactcctttcccaattttgaaccaatcagttgttccatatccatatccatatccaGTTCCATATCCGtatccatatccagttctaactgtagcttcttgtcccacatagagatttctcaagagatagatgaggtgatcaggcactcccatttctttaataacttgccatagtttgctgtaaaCTTTGTAGGAGCTTGCTATGTCCATAGCTGCTCACCTATTTACTGTTTCTTTCTATTTACAGCATTTCTGTGCTGCTTAATTCTTTGCATTTCTAGGTGGTGCACATAAAAATAATCTGTAGAAAAtgaggcaatttttttaaaatgcagcatcaaaccAAACACAACAAATGGGGTCTCTGCATTTTTCACCTGAGGCCCTGCTCCACACACTGCCTCCAAGGGAGGTGTAGAGGATAGTGGCACGAAAGAGACCTTTTCAGTGttggctccccatttatggaatgctgtccccagaggGAGGCATGCCTGATGCATTCACTATCtggctttaggcaccaggtaaaaaacatttttatttacgcAGGTGTTTGGATCTTAATTTTCTGTTTATCTTTTTGTAGTTGATGAGTGAGATACAGTGCGAGTCACTTTCTCTAATACTGTAAATACTTTCCTATTTTATGTTTGGGATGGCCCTCTGTTTAGGTCAAATCAAATGCACTGCCATGTGTTGGAGGATTATGGTTTGAGTCCCCTCTCCCGATTTggcaggaatgaatgaattctgACTTATGTTGCAGAGTTCCTAGTAATGAAGTCTTAACTCATTTGGCTTCTCCTTCGCCTccctcttttctccccctcccccagaatcaCAGCTCTTGTGCCTTCAGGAAAAATTGATCAGGTCAAACTTCCCAATAGCCCAGTccaatgcatgcttactcagcgAAGTCCTATGTTCAAggaggcttactctcaggtaatgtgtataggattgtagtctTACTCTTGTTGTGGGAGGGTTCACATTATGCTAAATTTCTGCTTGTTATGTACCCATTTCTGTTCATTTTTAGCTGCTCAGTGCTGCTGCTGTATTGCTTTAAATTTAATATTAATAGAATTTATATAGCCACCAATTTTATATTTCTGTAGCCTTGTGGGCAGGATGGCATTTCTCAACATTTGCAGGCAGTTGTAAAAGGATATTATGAGGCatttgttgttgcatataaaaacttGGCAAATAATAGTACAGGGGAAGAGATGGGTTAGGATTCAGATGTATTGACCCCAACCAATGTGTGGGAGGGAAGAAATTGGATACTTGACAATGGATCAATAGGATCTGTTTCAAGGTGGGGGGTCAAATATATCTTCTACAAAATCAATGACTAAATACATTTTTTCTGCCTGCTGTCACCCTACTGGATTCATTGAGGCTTTTGTAGGATTGCAGTATTATAAGGTCTTCCTTCATCCTTATGGAAAGGCATGTGGGAGTCATATGTTAATCTAAGATTCTGCAAATTAATAGTCTTTAAGGTTCCTTAAGTGacttttattcttttttgcaACATATAGAAATGAGAGACTCTATTTCAAGTTGAAGGAGAGAGGGTAAACTTTATTCTCGTGGTTTGCTTTTGATATGTGTGTTTTCATCTATCTCAGAGTGCAGTCCTACATACGGGTCTATTCAGAAGTAGGTGCTTATAACAGATTAAGTTACCTCTCATTCATACTGTtgacaaaaaatttaaaaagctttTCTACAGCTTCAGTGCTTAGGTGACTACTTCTTCAAGGGAAGAGGATGGTGAGGAAGCAGGACTTCTTTGGCCCCAAAGCAGCCACCAGCAGGTCCCGAAGTCACCAGCTGTCACTTGATCAATAACCTCTCCCCCGCCTCTTTTTGGAACACCCTTTTTGGCCACCACCACAGACCATGTTTCTGTCCTCAAAATAGCTTCACTGCCACACTGAAGCATCTCTGGTGGTGAACCTGTGTGGAGAGGGAGATGCAGAAAATCCAACAGCTCCTGAAACACCCTTTCCAGGAGTTAAAGATTGCTCTCTCATAAGCTCTAGATTTTGTTCCAATATTTTAACTCTTGTCCTCTTCTCTTACTACCATAGCAAAAAAGGCGGGTCTGTGTACATAAAAATGTCTTTATTTACATCCATGAATAAGCATGCCACTCTGCTACATTGAAAGGAATTAATGCTTAGCGAATAAATGTCACAGTTGCCAAGATTCTGGACTTCCTTCTCTGGATCTGCAGTAATGAGATACTGAAGAACTctttggaagaaaagaagaatcgaTCTTCTTTAAACTACAGATAAGCAAAAATCAAGTCTTAAATAGTAATACCATAGCAGGCAATTGATCAAATATTGTTAAATACTAAATATATTTACATATCACTTATCCTCATAATGAATTGATCGCATATCAACACAGTGCTTGTGGGGTATAATGACCGCATCATAGTTTCCAAGTCCATTCTGTGCCAGTGTGTGTGTCTGCTGAAAACATGTGTGGCAAGATGCTTAACAGGTTCTGTGTGCTGCTAAGTATGAGGCATTATGGTTCGTATTTTATCTTTTGTTCCAAATGACGTTAGTGCTTTCTGTAGATGCTGAACATTTTGACAATTTAAGCTGGGTCTAAGGTTTTGAACTCCAAATTGATGAAGTTGCTAAGTGGTTTGGCTAAAGCCTCTCGAGCTCTAAGTGCCATCTCTGTAAGATGTTCATTTGTCTAGCTGTCCCCAGTAAAAGCAACGATCAATAGGGTCTTGTGGCTTGGAAAGCCTGTCTCTGCCTTCTCCCAACAAAGAACAGAGCACAGCCCCAGTGTGCACATGAAGGTAGCCTCAGAATGTCTTCCTCATTTATTCCGACATTTTCTCAGGATGCAGGTGTTCATGAAAAGCAGAGAAGGGAAAACTGGGACATGGAGTTGAATATTTCAAGACTATTCTTCCTGGAATGTTGCTGAAatgccatttcccctcccctttgcccACTGCCTTAGCATTTCAGAGTCCAAGGATTCGGAAGGCATCTCGCAAGTCATCAACCTCATAAAGTGGctgtgaaagaaagaagagaatggTCAGGTTTGCaggaggcacaagaagaaggAGAACAAAAGGTTAGAGGTAAAGCTGATGAGTAATGAAGAAAAGATAAGGGCAGAAAAAAGATGGAGGCTAGTGATCCTGAAAAATCAAGTTGAAGGAAGCAGAGAATGGCAGATGAGAAAAACAAGGGAAgcaaggaaggaggggaagaggtACAAGAAAAGGGGTAGAAAACCTCATTCAGAGGGAAATACTTCTCACCAAAAGGATACGGCGGAGCCTTCTGGTTAGACGCACAGAATTTTCATGAAGCCCTTCCCAAGCTTTGAAGGTCTTCTTGCGGTTCTCTACAAAGGTGTTCCAGCAGTAAAAGTAATCTGACAAAAAAGAGACGTGGTGTTCATTTCCCATTGCTCAACTTCCCCTCCAGATCTTATGCCACCTCCTAAACCCATCcctaatgggatgcgggtggcactgtggtctaaaccacagagcctagggcttgccgatcagaaggttggcggttcgaatccctgcgacagggtgagctcccattgctcggtctctgcttctgccaatctagcagttcgaaaacatgccaaagtgcaggtagatagataaataggtaccgctccggcgggaaggtaaacggcatttccatgcgctgctctgatttgctggtagcagcttagtcatgctggccacatgacctggaagctgtacgccagctccctcagccaataaagcgagatgagcaccgcaaccccagagtcggccatgactggacctaatggtcaggggtccctttacctttacctaaacccaTCCCTCCACCCTGTTTCACCTTTGAAGGTCATGATGGCAATCTGAGCTCCTGCCCGGTGGAGGCGACGCAGCCCCTCAGGTTCGGCATTCCGTTCCTCACAGAAGTACAGGCGGGCAGCAAAGATGCGcagggttaggttagggtaggCATACAAGAAGTCGGCCACATGCCGTGCGCAATCATAGCACGGACTCCATGAGGTGAACCAAGTGATCCGATAGCAGTGCCTTGGATCCAGGTCCCAGGTAGCGATGTAACGCAGGAAGAGAACTTCAACGTGGCAACCCGACTGAAGTAGCAACACAGAAGGATGGGGGGGGCAGGACCAAGATAATACCGATAAACAATGAATGGTCAAACAAAGCATTTGTGCTGAGGCACAAGAAGTGAAGGTGTGGGGGAACATAAGACTTTACTGAAGGTTCCCTGTTTCCAGGACTGAGTTGGTTAGTCTTGGACTAGTTTGTACAATTAGCAGAAACAAACGTTTTCCCTCAAGGATACCATTTTGCCAGTGTATTTGAATGATACCTTCCAGAAACCCTGCCCAGAAACTCAAAAGTGCACAAgtaaaaagcacatcaaagagaaGATTAGATGAGCTTTatgcatatagtggtacctcagttttcaagcgtaatgcattccggaagaccgtttgagttctgaaacattcaaaaaccgaggcgcagacagtcacaaaaacaaattggtTGCAAGAGAGCTCCTGAGATTATCTGAACATAGATTGATTGCATGCAGAAGCcatgtggcatgttcgacttccgaggcgtgtttaaaaaccgaagcatttacttccgggtttacagcattcgaaaaccgaaatgttcatcaacagacattcgaaaaccaaggtaccactgtataataataataataataataataataataataataataataatttatttataccccacccatctggctgggtttctgccactctgggcggctcccaacatcatcatcatcatcataaagtgataaaatatcaagcgttaaaacttccctaaacagggctgccttgtcaGATGTTCTGTATGTGTGTAAAATGAACACATGGGGAGCCAGTGGGAATCAGTATGCAAGCTCCACCCTGCTTGTGCTCCAGCCTCAAGTCTTTATTTTACATGCAGGCACTTCTAAAGGACCCAGATTACAATGTGAAGGGAGGGTGGTTGTGGGGAGCATGCAAGCAAGCCGCTCTCAAGATCTGTCTCAAAGTGCATAAGTAAAGTTTTTCCATTTGGTTCTGCTATTTGTATTATCTGGCCATTAGAAGGTATAGGGATGATTGGAGGGGAAAGGTATAGGATGTCACTCTAGTAATGTTGGAACTGAGATACCACAACATGGTTACTGCTAATTCCACAATCACTCCTCTTGAAGGCTGGGCAACATTGGCATAGGAAGCAATCATATTGTCAGGCCATCCAATATGATCTCTCCAAATCCAGCAGTACTGAACCAGTgtgggaatatgcagaaatggcaattgCACCACTAGGATCTAATCTGAGAGTGAAATGGATTGCTAAAATTATGGATAAGATGCTGAGCATTCCATTGCTCATTGGTGCAGAAGGATGGATTAATGGATATGAGCTTCACTCGTGTTTTGTACCTTATTGCGCAGATATCCAAAGTCCAGGGAGCAGGATGTTGCACTGTTCCGCCGTTTGACCACATAGCAAAGGTATGTTTCGTGACGGCCTTTGGCCCAGCGCAAGTTCTTGAAGTTGTAGAGGAATTTCTTTTGTTTCAGAAGGACACTGCCAAGGGAAGCAGATATTGAAGTCGCATGTATTCAAGTATGAATGGGGACAGCTGTGATCTGAACAGAGAGCAACTTTAGTGGAGTCCATTGGTTCAGgaaaaatatatagaaatgagaattcctgggtgccaggattCAAGTTTGGGGCAGAGAaccctttggtgagagaaccccagcagagatttaaagtcacaaaattTGAAGCAATGTAAAGCGTGGTAATATAGGCTGTAAAACCTTAATGTGTGCCCTTTAAAAAGTTCCTTCCAAGCTTTCCCAGTTCTCCCAGCAtaggaaaaagaccacacatttgttaAGTTGCCAGTGGTTTAcatacaaactcttcaaaggtcaggtccATGTGCTttggaaaagttgcacaggcactTTTTACCAAGTGGTAAAAATTCCTAGATTATTAGTATAGGAACTCAAGATTGGCTTGTGAAACCCATGCTGAAACCTCTTTgcatgctgagcttctcaggtagactaagGGTGAAAGGCTATTATCACCATCATTCCCCACTAAGTTTAAGAATaagaatgcataaaataccattGTGTCTGCCACAGGCTTCTTTTTATACTGTATAATGTCTCTAAAGCAGGGTGGGAGCAAGTGTGCAAAGTACAGAGCAGGAGTGTGAAGAACTGTGTTCACCAAAGCGAAACATTCCCTCCCCCAAAGGCAATGCAAAACAGAAGCGAATGGGTTAAAAATAATCCCAGCGCAGCATCACCTCCTTTCTCTGCACTCTCAGTATGGGCTCAGCCAGCTACTTTAGTTTCCATGCATGGATGATCTGAGGGTGGACTGAAACACAGGCTTTATAAGTTCGAGTGCTCATACAAGCACAATATAATGACCCGATGCCAACAGAGAGGCTTCACCTTCAAAGCaaactagtttttttaaaaaagatatttattagagttttacaaaatgaaaaaaagaaaaaagaaaaaatacaagtaaaaaacaattccatctttccatcacattctttcatttgcttgattcccgaacctcctcaaacctccctttttgtattccaatttaatttgttagttcagcaaatccttcccctctttacctatcctaatctttaatcttaaaataatgtaacattaaatttttgtctattaataatccaatattttcatactccttatagcattgtagctaaaaaccacataactttccatccaacatcattctaacattcattaattttacaatatttccgtaagtagtctttaaatttcttccaatcttcttccaccgactcttctccctggtctcggattctgccggtcatttctgcaaagcaaactAGTTTTTACTGTAGCATGGCAAGCAACCTGGGCCATATTGGCAACTTCGTAAGCCCATGAAGCAGGAGATTATAGGTTCTTTCAGATGGTTTCAGTTCTATGGGTGAGAGTCAACGCCATACTAAGGAGAATGTTCTGAAGACCTCCCCTCTTCCTGCGTCCCCAGACCTGTGCATTGTTCTGAGGGGTTTCCCAACACTCCAGAGGTGTTGGGGGGGCAGTTGTGAGCGAAgccctgttgcactagcaga
This portion of the Podarcis raffonei isolate rPodRaf1 chromosome 17, rPodRaf1.pri, whole genome shotgun sequence genome encodes:
- the AICDA gene encoding single-stranded DNA cytosine deaminase, with product LGSVLLKQKKFLYNFKNLRWAKGRHETYLCYVVKRRNSATSCSLDFGYLRNKSGCHVEVLFLRYIATWDLDPRHCYRITWFTSWSPCYDCARHVADFLYAYPNLTLRIFAARLYFCEERNAEPEGLRRLHRAGAQIAIMTFKDYFYCWNTFVENRKKTFKAWEGLHENSVRLTRRLRRILLPLYEVDDLRDAFRILGL